A stretch of Triticum aestivum cultivar Chinese Spring chromosome 1D, IWGSC CS RefSeq v2.1, whole genome shotgun sequence DNA encodes these proteins:
- the LOC123182064 gene encoding uncharacterized protein → MRRPLGACGSRSSPAAAFLLAAAAICAQFATGLADDASKDESKGHTGQTVLFVLLGIGVAGLLSFFLFKYWQKKKREEQHARLLKLFEEDDDIEVELGLRD, encoded by the exons ATGAGACGGCCGCTCGGCGCATGCGGCAGCAGATCCAGCCCGGCCGCTGCTTTCCTCCTGGCCGCCGCCGCGATCTGCGCCCAGTTCGCCACAG GACTAGCTGATGATGCATCTAAAGACGAGTCAAAAGGTCACACTGGCCAAACAGTTTTGTTTGTCCTGCTAGGAATTGGTGTAGCCGGTCTGTTGTCATTCTTCCTTTTCAAGTATTGgcagaagaagaaaagagaggagCAACATGCACGGCTGCTGAAGTTATTTGAAGAGGATGATGACATTGAGGTCGAGCTTGGCCTTAGAGATTGA